The Fusobacterium perfoetens genome contains the following window.
TATCCTTCTCATGTATTGATTAATTCTGTTAAAGATTATTTAACTGGAAATTTCTCTATGCTACAAATTGTAAAAATATATAATCTTTCTGGCGATGCTGTTTTAAGAACTTGGTTAAAATGGTATAATACTCCTAAATGGAATATTAAAGTAGGAGAGTTTATGGCTAGAGAGAAAATATCAAAAGATAAAAAAATTCAATTAGTTTTACAATATATTAATAAAGAAAAGTCTGCTAAAGAAATAGCTACAAATAATGATATTACTGAAGGACAGCTTAGAGATTGGGCTAGAAAGTATAAAATTCATGGCGATAATGCTTTAGATGATAAAAGGGGAATTAGAAAGGATCAAAGCGACCTTTCTCAAGAAGAAATTTTAAAA
Protein-coding sequences here:
- a CDS encoding helix-turn-helix domain-containing protein, with amino-acid sequence MSNKVKFTPEQKMFFVLKFRELKISLAEFCRLYNVERTAIHRWSIKYDNEGLEGLKEIKKPTKYPSHVLINSVKDYLTGNFSMLQIVKIYNLSGDAVLRTWLKWYNTPKWNIKVGEFMAREKISKDKKIQLVLQYINKEKSAKEIATNNDITEGQLRDWARKYKIHGDNALDDKRGIRKDQSDLSQEEILKRKNKELEEKNRRLEAELLLIKKLKELEGGVI